CAGATTGTTATGGAAATGGACTGGTAGATGGCGAAGATTTGCTTGCATTCCTTTGTTCATTAGTCTGCCTTTACTTGTTTATACAGTTTTTGCATTATTTTTAGGCTCCAATCTGTGGCCTTTGTTGATGATTTTTATTACACCTTTTACTTTATTAATGCTGTTAATCATTATGAGTTTTAAAAGAATGAGATCTAGTACTTGATCGCAGCTCCTATCCCTCATTCCAGAATTGCTCTAAATTATCAGGTTCCGATAAGATAGGTTAATTTAGCGACCCTAACAGCTAGGAAAGCGGTACTGCCCATTTACCTTAATTCTTCTAAGTAAAACCCACCATTGTATAAAAGTACCTAGATTTTAAAATGAATCATCCTGGGGGGATCTTCTTTGTTGTGCTTAAAACATAGTTATCATTAAAATTTTTTCCAACAAAAGACATTGCTTTGAACTCGCAGCATTAAGGAATATGACAAGGTCAGAAAAAATAAAAAGAACTGTAAAATGGTTTAATGAACGCAAGGTCTTGGATTTATTCAATGCGAAGAACAGGAGTATTTTTTACATTTAGCTCCATTCAAGAAACTGTTTTTAAGACACTTCGACGAGACGCGGTAGTCTTTAAACAAGGAGAGGACAGAAGGGGCTTTTAGCGGATGAAGTACAAGTTGTTTAGTTTTATTTGTCCTACCCTACAGTAAGATTAGATAAGTTAATGAAACCCACATAGAAATTCCGCGGGCCAGAGGTCTGCAGAACTTCTTGTTCAATCCACATTCCTTTTATTTGATGTTATTAAACAGAACAGTGGCTCATATGACCCGTCGGTCTACGCCTCCATTTCTTCTGGCAAATCCGCATCAACCTTTGCTGAAAATTCGTTTTTTATTGCATATTTTTTTAAAAGATAAACCACGATTCCATCAATTTGATTTTCTTTTTCTTCAAACGTTTCTATGTTTTTATTATCCATAATGACTCCATTCTTTAGGTTACTTCGATGCATTAATCGAGATACAGCCAACTAAGCTATTATGAAACATTGTATTATACTGGTATATCAGTAAGTCTGTTTGATTATCAATAAAAAAACGATTTAAAAATCATTCTATCGTTTTTATTTTTTGGAATAAAGTATTATTGAGCTTCTTATCAACAATTGTTGCCATTTTAAGTGCTATCTACTTTTTTTAACATCCTTGATCGTACTGATGAAATTAAGGAAAACACGTATAGTGCAAATTAGAAAAAGAGGACCTAGGTATTAAATTATCAAAATTAAAGATGTTTACAAAGTTTCCTCTTCCTAGAGATGCAATTTTTATGATTTAGTAGTTTATTTAAGTTTTTGCAATGGTTGTTTTCATATACATTCCGGCCTCAAAATGACCGGGAATATTACAGGAGAAAACCACTTCATGTTTTGAGTTGGATTGAAACTTCCAAGTCAATTTTTTGGTTTCCCCGGGATTAATTGTAATGGTATTGCCATCTTCATGAACCATTCCTGGCATAGACTGCATCATTTTCTGGTGTTCTTTTTGTTCTGCTTCATCACCTATAGAAAATTCATGAGCTACCTTACCTATATTTGTGACTTCAAATGTGATGATCTCACCCTCATGAAGTTCGGGTTTTTCTGAAAAAGTAAAGCGCATATCATCTGAGGCAGTTACCTTTATTATTTTGGTAGTGTTTGTTGCGGCTACAGGATTTCCTATGGAGCTTGTTTCATGATGAGCATGAGCAAAGGAGGTATTTATATAAATTCCCGCGAGAAGACTCGTTAACGTAATGTTTCTTGCCAATGTTGCTCTCATATAAAGGTCCTATTTTAATCAATAAATGTCGAAATAAATCTATTGTGATAATTTAAAGTTGATAGTGTATCATCATTGATCAGCAACAGCATCCCATTACACAAAGAGAATGCTATTTTGGTAACGTAAAAACAAACCAAGCGCCTTTTCCATTATGAGCTTTTAAAGAAAGTTTCCCTTGATGGGCCTCAATGAGGTTTTTGCAAATATTAAGACCTAAGCCGTTCCCTTGATTTTTGGTGGTAAAGAAAGAGTTAAAAATTTTCTCCACATGTTCGGGAATGATACCTTTCCCATTATCACGGAAATGAACTTCAATATGTTTCTCTTCATTTTTTGTTTGTATGGTGAGTTCAGGAGTATGGTTTTTGAGTTCTTGCATCGCTTCCATGCTATTGCGGGTTAAATTTATAATGATTTGCATTATTTGAATTTTATCTATATGAACTTGAGGGAGATTTTCATCTAATTGTAAATTGATTTTTAATTTTGAATTGCTTAATTCATAATCTAGAAAAATCATTGTGTCCTTAATTAATGAATTCAAATCCGCTAATTCCAGTAAATATACATCTTGATAAATAAAGCTTTTCAAACGTTTCATTACTTCACTAGCATGTTTGGCTTGTGTAATTATTTTATTCATTAAGGATAATAAATTAGCGTTTAATTTATTTTCTTCGACTAGTTTTTTAATTTTCAAGAGACACATTTGGCTATACAGAAAAATCGCCGTTAAAGGTTGATTCATTTCATGAGCTAATGCCGATGCCATTCCTTCCATGGTATTTAAGCGAATTGAATCAACTAATTTGGCCTGTTCTTTCATTTTTAATTTTTTTTGTAAAAAAATATCGGTCAAATCTTTAATAAGCAGAATAATTTCGGTTTTTTGAGAAAAGTGGTTATGGATTGGATTAAAATTTAATTCAATGCAAAAATTAGTTTCAGGTGTTTCACCCGTATTTTCAATTAAAATACATGTTCCAATCCCTAATAAAGCTTGTTGACAAGCATGAATAAATTGCTGCTTATATTCTGAAAAGGTAGAAATAAGCGTAAAGAAATTCATTCCCCGCTCAATTTCAATTGCAAAAATTTTAGAAAAATATTCAGTAAAAGATGGAGTAATTATTTTAAAATAAAATTCATTATCTAAAGTAGCAATTGCATCTGAAACATTTTTCAATAAATTAGTAATTGTCTCTATTGATTGGTTTAATTGAGTTTGTTGTGATTCTAATTGGCGTATATAAGTAATATCTCTCAGGAGCAGTAGGATTAATTTATCCTTGGTAAAGAAACATTCGATATTTATATATTTACGTTTTCCTCCTTTTTGTAATAATTCCAACTCACAAACTTGCTTAACATTGTTTCTAATGAGATCTTTAATGCACTTTTTTAAAGTATCTTCTTGAAGATGATTTACAAAATTTAAAAAATTCTTGTTAATTAATTGGTTACGGTCGTATTCGAGTAAAAGAGCACCTTGAAAATTTACAGCATGAATTAAAAAATTCTCATCGATCGTAAAAAATGCTGAAGAATTAAAATCATAAAATTCATTAATTTGAACTTTTAATTCTTCTATTTCACAATGGAGAGAACTTATTTCTTGCTCTTTTTCATTTAACTTATTTCTTTTAAATAACAAACGGTCTTGCAAATTTTTAATTTCTTTTTGAATTTGGAATGATGACTCTTCGATAATCTTTGAATCCATTTTATAAGTTCCTTAAACAAATATAGGGTAATCCTTAATTCACCGAATGTATTACTTAATTTTTTTTTTCTTATAAATCCTTTAGTTTTGAATTTGAAAAACAATTTGCTGCTTATTGTATTGTAATGTTCTTTATTGTTTTTTCGGATTTAAAGTTTTTTCCGTTCGTATCCACTCTATAAACTAATAGCGACTTATTTCTCTAAAAGAATGGAACAAGTCGCATATACGCTCAAAGTAAAATTAAACCTAAGTTTAAAATTCCAATTCATAAATGCTTAATACATTGATCGATCCATTCATCAAAATATTTTAATTTGAATTACAAGATTTTTTTAAGAGCATGAAATAAATCATTAAGTTCAAAAGGTTTGGGTAAAAAAATTTCATACGGCATTTTTTCCATTTTTTCCAAATTGGTTTTAGCGGAAGTTATAATTGTTGGGATATGTCTTATCCGCTGAGATATCTTTTTTTTCTCTCGGAATTCAAAGCCATCGAGAACAGGCATCATCAAATCTAAAAAAATTGCCATGGGCAAAGAACCATTATCCAGTAAATTTAATGCTTCTTGGCCATTTTGCACAGTCACTGTTTCATATCCCGCATATTCCAAAGCCCAAACCAAAGCCTCTCGGACTGCAGTATTATCTTCGACTAATAAAATAAATTGCTCTTTTTTTAGTTGCATAAATTTGATAATTGTAAGTTAAAAAATGCATTGCTGCTCAATCTTTCATACACTGATGTATCTCACAAAAATTATTTATACGTCAATTGATGCAAAGGTTGGGATCGATAATTTTTGTGTGTATCAGATTAATTTTTATAAGCTCTGCTAAAGATTTTACCCCCATTTTTCTCATCACATTTGCACGATGAACTTCTACTGTTGATATGGATATATCAAGTTCATAAGCAATTTGTTTGTTGAGCTTCCCTTCAACAACCAGCTCCATAACTTCTTTTTCACGTTTGGTTAAGCTTTGCATACGCTCATCAATATTAGATTGGGATGGGTTATTGCTTTTAATTTTTTTAAGACATTTTTGGGTGATTTCAAGTAAATGCTGATGATTAACTGGTTTTAGAATGAAGTCTTCTGCCCCTGCTTTCATAGCACGGATCGCCATAGAGATATCCCCATAACCTGTAATGATGATTACTGGTAGCTGAGCATGTGAAGAGTTCAAATGCTCTAGCAATTCCAAACCACTCATTATGGGCATTCGCACATCGATGATTAAACACCCAGGTTGATGGGTATAACTGGAAAGAAAATCTTTAGCATTTTTATAAGTTTGCACGGGAAGGTTGATAGATTCAAATAACCATTGAAATGATTTGCATATCTCAGGATCATCATCTACAACAAAAACTGTCGAATTAGTAGGCATATCCATTTACCTTAATTAACTATGATAAGTTGAAAAACAATACTATCAGCAAATAATTCCGCTGATAAACTACTCTTTTCCAGATTAAGAAAAGAACGACAATAAGCAAGGTCACTTTCAAAGTCTTCTTTTCGAATTAAAAAATAACTTTTTATTATGATTTTTGCTGTGTTTTGGTCCTTGATTGTTTGAATTTCTATTTTTGCCTGAGAAATTTTATTTTGTTCTATAGCATGAATACACTTTGTTAATAAACGAAATAAAATCTGTTTAACCTGAAATGGATTAATACGTAAGTTGGGAAAATTTGTTTCGAAATTCAAGATTAAATTTAATTTGTGATGTTCTATTTCATAGGAATAAAGTGAAATAATCTCTAGAATCATGCTCTGCAGATTGACAGGCTCTATTAATTGATCTTGAGCAGATAACTCTTTCATGAATTCAATTTTATTTTTTAATAACTCAGTATGTTCATTAATTTTTTGCAAAACTTCAATCATTTGCTTTGGATGTAAGTCGTTTTTTTGTAGTCTAAGTTCGCAACCGCCGAGATAGGCTTTAATTGCTGTTAGAGGTTGATTTAAATCATGAATTAGGTTTAAAAGCTTTTCCATTTGTGAATTTCTTGAATTGGGGGTTTTCATGTTTTACTCCCAACGAAAAGCAAAATTTTTTAGTTTTTTTGTTTCGACATGTATTAGGAAAAACCCTAATCTACCTATCATTTCTTACACAAAGAAAAATTCATATTAATCTATATGGTGGGTGTAGTTTATTCTGGTTAACCATTAGAACATACAGGGTTATCTTAGTTATGAAGTACCATAGATGCAAGCTTGGGATAAAAAAAGGTACGTTTTATTGCTTAGGACTGCATTTGACAAAGCTGGTGGATGTACCACAATTATAGATTATATGGAGGTGTATCATGAGCAAAGTAACCCAATTTAAGAAAGGAACTCCCAGCAAAAGTTCCAGTACCAGTAAAGGATCTTCAATTCAAATTAATCGTTCACAAAATCCATTTTTAAATCTTCAAAATGAAGTGGATCGATTATTTAGCGATTTTAATGAATTTTTTTCTCCATCCCGATTTAATTGGGGGAAGTTTGAAAAATTAGATCTTGCCCCTTCAATGGACATTGTGGAAGACAAGGAGCATTTTTGTGTTCAATTAGAAATGCCTGGTATGGATGAAAAAGATATTAAGGTAGCTATTACTGACAACGTGCTCACTATTAGTGGCGAAAAATCCAGTTCGAAAAAAAATGAAGGTAAAAAATATCTTTCCAGAGAAATTAGCTTTGGTCGATATGAACGCTCTATCTCTTTACCTTCAACTGTTGATGTAGCTAAAGCGAAGGCAACTTTTAAAAAGGGAATGCTCTGGGTGGATTTACCTAAAAAAATGGAATCTAGAACAGGTTCCCACGATATAAAAATTGAACAAGCAAAATAGTTTTGTAATTACTATATAGTTAGGCTATTGGGCAACCCCTATTGCTGCGGTTGCTCAGGCTTTTATCCAAAAAATACGAACTAGAACATACAAAATTGTCATGCCGAGAATAGGAATAACAAGAAAGGCAAGAAAGTTGTAAAATCCTATTCTATTTTCCGCTGAGGCATTATAAAACTCTTTAAATTTCTTCCAAACAGACTTCACGCAAAGGCTCCAATTCTTAATTAAGATTATAGATTCTAGTATATACGATTCCTATAGGTCTTATTAGCGACTTGTTATTTCTTCTAGTTCGATAATCTTAAATTTAAAGAAATGAATATTCTATCCTAGCAACTCGTTGAAAAAAGTTTATCTCTCTATTGTTTATAGTTTAATATTCGAATTCAGAAACAAGCATTAGGATGTAAGATGTTAATTTTTAGCA
The DNA window shown above is from Legionella sp. PC997 and carries:
- a CDS encoding ATP-binding protein produces the protein MDSKIIEESSFQIQKEIKNLQDRLLFKRNKLNEKEQEISSLHCEIEELKVQINEFYDFNSSAFFTIDENFLIHAVNFQGALLLEYDRNQLINKNFLNFVNHLQEDTLKKCIKDLIRNNVKQVCELELLQKGGKRKYINIECFFTKDKLILLLLRDITYIRQLESQQTQLNQSIETITNLLKNVSDAIATLDNEFYFKIITPSFTEYFSKIFAIEIERGMNFFTLISTFSEYKQQFIHACQQALLGIGTCILIENTGETPETNFCIELNFNPIHNHFSQKTEIILLIKDLTDIFLQKKLKMKEQAKLVDSIRLNTMEGMASALAHEMNQPLTAIFLYSQMCLLKIKKLVEENKLNANLLSLMNKIITQAKHASEVMKRLKSFIYQDVYLLELADLNSLIKDTMIFLDYELSNSKLKINLQLDENLPQVHIDKIQIMQIIINLTRNSMEAMQELKNHTPELTIQTKNEEKHIEVHFRDNGKGIIPEHVEKIFNSFFTTKNQGNGLGLNICKNLIEAHQGKLSLKAHNGKGAWFVFTLPK
- a CDS encoding response regulator → MQLKKEQFILLVEDNTAVREALVWALEYAGYETVTVQNGQEALNLLDNGSLPMAIFLDLMMPVLDGFEFREKKKISQRIRHIPTIITSAKTNLEKMEKMPYEIFLPKPFELNDLFHALKKIL
- a CDS encoding response regulator transcription factor, producing MPTNSTVFVVDDDPEICKSFQWLFESINLPVQTYKNAKDFLSSYTHQPGCLIIDVRMPIMSGLELLEHLNSSHAQLPVIIITGYGDISMAIRAMKAGAEDFILKPVNHQHLLEITQKCLKKIKSNNPSQSNIDERMQSLTKREKEVMELVVEGKLNKQIAYELDISISTVEVHRANVMRKMGVKSLAELIKINLIHTKIIDPNLCIN
- a CDS encoding HAMP domain-containing histidine kinase, translated to MKTPNSRNSQMEKLLNLIHDLNQPLTAIKAYLGGCELRLQKNDLHPKQMIEVLQKINEHTELLKNKIEFMKELSAQDQLIEPVNLQSMILEIISLYSYEIEHHKLNLILNFETNFPNLRINPFQVKQILFRLLTKCIHAIEQNKISQAKIEIQTIKDQNTAKIIIKSYFLIRKEDFESDLAYCRSFLNLEKSSLSAELFADSIVFQLIIVN
- a CDS encoding Hsp20/alpha crystallin family protein translates to MSKVTQFKKGTPSKSSSTSKGSSIQINRSQNPFLNLQNEVDRLFSDFNEFFSPSRFNWGKFEKLDLAPSMDIVEDKEHFCVQLEMPGMDEKDIKVAITDNVLTISGEKSSSKKNEGKKYLSREISFGRYERSISLPSTVDVAKAKATFKKGMLWVDLPKKMESRTGSHDIKIEQAK